The following proteins come from a genomic window of unidentified bacterial endosymbiont:
- the sppA gene encoding signal peptide peptidase SppA, which yields MHKLWRTITTVCCWLWRLLSFIRTAVQNLLFVGCALAAVTFIFQYGNKIEQRGAGIKPGALVLDLQGRITDSIPLRQQSRGWFHQWATRSPALGNALFEIVGAIRQAKSDPNIKGIVLSLQNFDGANQPALRYIGKALTEFRNSGKPIYAFGDSYTQDQYYLASFATTIALAPHGSVDLYGLARENFYYRTLLDNLKISTHIFRVGTYKSAVEPLLRDDMSPEVRADEQQRLQRLWQSFIDDIAANRQLPKRTLTPEPASYIEDLRRLQGDNAQYALQHQWVDQLISAHENRESLLTFFGKQAKNEALNAVSIYDYNPSQKHASQPDPGRLPHIAVVVANGPLIYGVAKPGSVGSETTVKLLRQACYDKKIKAVILHINSPGGSVQASEAIRSQVTALKYAGKPVVVSMGGAAASGGYWIASAADHIVANASTVTGSIGIFGIIHTFENSFRSIGLQADGVTTSSLANFSVNRSLSPALSELIQISVEKGYSQFIELVAKARHKSLKEVEALAQGRVWLGQEAYDKGLVDQLGDFDDALAQAAELAQLKQYRLIWLAPQPSEWLEYLFGVDHAQSIKTLLRSLSISSFQQLFDQTQAQILGAFNDPLRRYAFCFSCQKD from the coding sequence ATGCATAAATTATGGCGGACTATCACCACAGTCTGCTGCTGGCTCTGGCGGCTATTGAGTTTTATACGCACTGCCGTACAAAATCTCCTCTTCGTTGGTTGTGCCCTGGCTGCAGTGACCTTTATCTTTCAATACGGCAATAAAATAGAACAGCGGGGCGCTGGGATTAAACCAGGCGCTTTGGTGCTCGATCTCCAGGGCCGAATCACGGATAGTATCCCCCTTAGACAACAGTCACGTGGCTGGTTCCATCAGTGGGCGACTCGATCGCCTGCCCTCGGCAATGCTCTCTTTGAAATCGTCGGCGCGATTCGTCAAGCCAAGAGCGATCCCAACATTAAGGGGATAGTACTCTCCTTACAAAATTTCGACGGCGCTAATCAGCCAGCACTACGCTATATCGGTAAAGCGCTCACTGAATTTCGTAACAGCGGTAAGCCCATTTATGCTTTTGGAGACAGCTATACCCAAGATCAATACTACTTGGCTAGCTTCGCCACCACTATTGCCCTGGCACCTCATGGTTCAGTCGATTTATATGGTCTGGCTCGAGAAAATTTCTACTACAGAACCCTATTAGATAACTTAAAAATATCGACGCATATTTTCCGAGTGGGCACCTACAAATCAGCCGTTGAACCCCTACTCCGCGATGATATGTCCCCGGAGGTTCGTGCCGATGAACAACAGCGTTTGCAGAGATTATGGCAATCCTTCATTGATGACATTGCCGCTAATCGACAGCTTCCCAAGCGCACACTGACACCAGAACCGGCAAGCTATATTGAGGATTTACGACGCCTTCAAGGCGATAATGCCCAATATGCTTTGCAGCATCAGTGGGTCGATCAGCTGATCAGCGCTCATGAGAACCGCGAATCACTGCTGACTTTCTTCGGAAAACAGGCTAAAAATGAAGCCCTAAATGCTGTGAGCATTTATGACTATAATCCCTCACAGAAACACGCTTCACAGCCCGATCCAGGCCGTTTACCGCACATTGCTGTCGTGGTCGCCAATGGTCCACTCATTTATGGAGTAGCTAAACCGGGATCAGTCGGGAGTGAAACCACCGTTAAGTTATTACGACAAGCCTGCTATGATAAAAAAATCAAAGCGGTCATCCTCCATATTAACAGCCCTGGTGGCAGCGTTCAGGCCTCGGAAGCGATCCGCAGTCAAGTGACTGCCCTAAAGTATGCTGGTAAACCCGTCGTGGTCTCCATGGGTGGTGCTGCAGCCTCTGGAGGGTATTGGATCGCTTCAGCGGCCGATCATATAGTGGCTAATGCCTCTACGGTCACCGGTTCCATTGGCATTTTTGGGATTATTCATACCTTTGAAAACAGTTTCAGAAGTATTGGTCTACAGGCGGATGGCGTGACCACCTCATCCTTAGCGAATTTTAGTGTTAATAGATCCCTATCACCTGCCCTATCGGAGCTAATCCAAATCAGTGTAGAGAAAGGGTACAGTCAATTCATCGAATTGGTCGCTAAGGCTCGGCATAAAAGTTTAAAAGAGGTAGAGGCCTTAGCTCAAGGGAGGGTGTGGCTAGGACAAGAGGCCTATGATAAAGGGCTGGTTGATCAACTCGGAGACTTCGATGATGCGCTTGCTCAGGCTGCTGAACTCGCTCAGTTGAAACAGTACCGTTTGATCTGGCTTGCTCCACAGCCCAGCGAATGGTTAGAATACCTGTTTGGTGTGGATCATGCCCAATCAATCAAGACACTACTCCGGAGCCTATCCATCAGCTCCTTCCAGCAGCTCTTTGATCAGACCCAGGCCCAAATTCTAGGGGCTTTCAACGATCCACTGCGACGTTACGCCTTCTGTTTTAGCTGTCAAAAGGACTAG
- the galU gene encoding UTP--glucose-1-phosphate uridylyltransferase GalU yields MRGVRVSKAVIPVAGLGTRMLPATKAIPKEMLPLVDKPLIQYIVHECIGAGINQIILVTHASKNSIENHFDTSFELEAALEKRVKRQLLSEIAAICPDNVTIMQVRQGLAKGLGHAILCAQPLVGDEPFAVILPDVIMDPANESANLSALCQRFERSGNAQLMVEQVSPAIVTEYGIVDCGGASLAPGESTSIHHMVEKPTVEEAPSHLAAVGRYIFSSAIWRPLAMITPDQHQEIQLTQAIVRLLAEQPVEAYRLIGRTHDCGNKLGYLQAFVEHGLQHAELGQAFEAWLSQRLAKIHSTSFAQDRTA; encoded by the coding sequence ATGAGAGGAGTGCGCGTCTCCAAAGCAGTGATTCCAGTAGCTGGCTTAGGTACACGAATGTTACCTGCCACCAAAGCCATCCCCAAAGAGATGTTACCCTTAGTTGATAAACCTTTAATTCAATATATCGTTCATGAGTGTATTGGTGCAGGAATCAACCAGATCATACTGGTGACCCATGCCTCTAAAAACTCCATTGAAAATCATTTTGATACTAGTTTTGAGTTAGAAGCGGCCCTAGAAAAACGGGTCAAGCGTCAGTTACTATCAGAAATAGCGGCTATCTGCCCAGACAATGTCACCATTATGCAGGTGCGCCAAGGACTGGCCAAAGGGTTAGGACATGCCATCTTGTGTGCACAGCCCTTAGTGGGTGATGAGCCGTTTGCCGTCATCTTGCCGGATGTCATTATGGATCCAGCGAATGAGTCCGCTAATTTAAGCGCGCTGTGCCAGCGTTTTGAACGGAGTGGGAACGCCCAGCTCATGGTCGAGCAAGTTTCCCCTGCTATCGTGACGGAGTATGGCATTGTCGATTGTGGGGGTGCTTCTTTAGCGCCTGGGGAAAGCACAAGCATCCATCATATGGTAGAAAAACCAACGGTTGAAGAAGCGCCCTCCCATTTAGCTGCTGTAGGGCGTTATATCTTTTCCTCGGCGATCTGGCGGCCGTTGGCCATGATCACCCCTGATCAACACCAGGAAATTCAACTGACCCAAGCCATAGTACGCTTACTGGCTGAACAGCCCGTAGAAGCGTACCGGCTGATTGGTCGTACTCATGATTGTGGTAATAAATTGGGCTATTTACAGGCTTTTGTCGAACATGGCCTGCAGCATGCGGAATTAGGTCAAGCTTTCGAAGCTTGGCTATCCCAGCGATTAGCTAAAATTCATTCAACTTCTTTTGCACAGGACAGGACAGCTTAA
- a CDS encoding UDP-glucose dehydrogenase family protein, with protein MKVTVFGIGYVGLVQAAVLAEVGHEVICVDTNQQKIADLNRGIIPFYEPGLSALVQQNHAAGRLIFSSEAAAGIAYGEIQFIAVGTPATAQGSTDLQALFTVIQTIAEQMIDRKVIINKSTVPVGTAEQGRVLIEQVLQRRGIDLPFDVVSNPEFLKEGAAIADCMRPERIVIGTDNPRIKTLMGELYAPFNRNHDRLFFMDQRSAELTKYAANCLLATKISFMNEMANLAERLGVDIEKVRLGIGSDSRIGYHFIYPGCGYGGSCFPKDIQSLICSSEAIGYQPKLLQAVEVINQQQKQQLFYKIQRHFKQSLNGRRFALWGAAFKPNTDDIREAPSRVLMEALWQAGAQVQLFDPQAMGEIARVYGQRADLQLMPTKEAALQGADALVICTEWQNFRAPDFSYLKKQLRHPLIFDGRNLYDPEQLVQLGFTYYGVGRGQRVL; from the coding sequence ATGAAAGTGACAGTTTTTGGAATCGGCTATGTTGGATTAGTACAGGCTGCCGTATTGGCTGAAGTAGGACATGAGGTGATCTGTGTTGACACCAATCAGCAAAAAATTGCTGACTTAAATCGTGGCATTATCCCTTTTTATGAACCAGGATTATCAGCACTTGTTCAGCAAAATCACGCCGCCGGGCGGCTGATCTTTAGCAGCGAAGCGGCAGCAGGGATCGCTTATGGTGAAATCCAATTTATTGCGGTAGGAACGCCTGCTACTGCCCAGGGATCAACCGATTTGCAGGCACTATTCACGGTTATTCAGACCATTGCTGAACAGATGATAGATAGAAAAGTCATCATTAATAAATCAACTGTCCCAGTAGGCACGGCAGAGCAGGGAAGGGTGCTTATCGAGCAGGTATTACAGCGGCGTGGCATTGACTTGCCTTTTGATGTGGTTTCCAATCCAGAATTTCTTAAAGAGGGGGCTGCCATCGCTGACTGTATGCGCCCAGAACGCATTGTGATAGGGACTGATAATCCACGCATTAAAACGCTGATGGGTGAGCTGTATGCCCCCTTCAATCGTAACCATGATCGACTATTTTTCATGGATCAACGCAGTGCTGAATTAACCAAATATGCTGCTAATTGCCTATTAGCCACTAAGATTAGTTTTATGAATGAGATGGCTAATTTAGCCGAGCGGTTAGGGGTTGATATCGAAAAAGTGCGGCTAGGAATTGGATCAGACAGCCGTATCGGTTATCATTTTATCTATCCGGGCTGTGGTTATGGTGGTTCCTGTTTTCCCAAAGATATCCAATCACTGATTTGTAGCTCTGAAGCCATTGGTTATCAGCCAAAGCTATTGCAAGCGGTAGAAGTGATCAATCAACAACAAAAACAGCAGCTCTTTTATAAGATACAGCGTCACTTTAAGCAGTCGCTGAACGGGCGGCGGTTTGCGCTATGGGGTGCTGCTTTTAAACCTAATACGGATGATATTCGTGAAGCCCCTAGTCGGGTTTTGATGGAAGCGCTGTGGCAAGCAGGTGCTCAGGTGCAGCTGTTTGATCCACAAGCCATGGGAGAAATAGCACGCGTGTACGGACAGCGTGCGGATCTTCAATTAATGCCGACTAAAGAAGCAGCGCTGCAAGGGGCTGATGCGTTGGTTATCTGCACTGAATGGCAAAACTTTAGAGCACCGGATTTCAGCTATTTAAAGAAGCAATTACGCCACCCTTTAATCTTTGATGGCCGTAATCTTTATGATCCTGAACAGTTAGTTCAACTAGGATTTACTTACTATGGAGTAGGTCGAGGACAAAGAGTACTGTAA
- the fnr gene encoding fumarate/nitrate reduction transcriptional regulator Fnr, whose product MTTSTRCQDCISNQFCIPSTLNHYETNQLDSIILRKKPLHRGQLLFESGDKLTALYAIRSGIIKSYTVTQQGKEQITAFYSTGDILGFDAINTLRYPTSARVLDTSMVCEIPFENLEHLSSKIPSLRRQLLRLMSRHIQYDQENLSITRKKAKTGLATFIYKLICNRAQRGLSPTSLRLSMSHTEIGNYLGLSLETISRLFSNLQESGILMIKGRYITIQDSDKLARISNNG is encoded by the coding sequence ATGACGACTTCCACTCGCTGCCAAGACTGTATCTCTAATCAATTTTGTATCCCCTCCACATTAAACCACTACGAGACTAATCAACTAGATAGCATCATTTTGCGCAAAAAACCCCTGCATAGAGGTCAATTACTTTTCGAATCGGGTGACAAACTGACTGCTTTATACGCTATTCGTTCTGGGATCATTAAAAGTTACACGGTCACACAGCAAGGTAAAGAACAAATTACCGCTTTTTACTCGACTGGCGATATCCTCGGGTTTGATGCTATTAATACCCTACGTTACCCTACCTCTGCCCGGGTGCTCGATACCTCCATGGTGTGTGAAATCCCTTTTGAAAACTTAGAGCACCTCTCTAGTAAGATCCCATCCCTCCGTCGGCAACTGCTACGCTTAATGAGCCGTCATATCCAGTATGACCAAGAGAACCTCTCGATAACCAGAAAAAAAGCGAAAACAGGATTAGCCACTTTTATTTATAAGTTAATCTGCAACAGAGCACAACGTGGCCTCTCCCCAACAAGCTTGCGCCTCTCTATGTCTCATACTGAAATTGGCAACTATTTGGGGTTATCTCTTGAAACGATTAGTCGGCTGTTTAGCAACCTACAAGAGAGCGGCATCCTGATGATTAAAGGCCGCTATATCACCATCCAAGATAGCGACAAACTAGCTAGGATCTCCAATAATGGATGA
- the sucD gene encoding succinate--CoA ligase subunit alpha, with protein MSILIDQQTRVICQGFTGSQGTLHSQQALAYGTQLVGGVSPGKGGTQHLGLPVFNTVREAVTETQATASVIYVPAPLCQDAILEAIEAGIKLIVCITEGIPVLDMVVIKAKLQQTGVRMIGPNCPGVITPGSCKIGIMPADIHHPGTVGVVSRSGTLTYEAVQQITEVGLGQSTCVGIGGDPIAGSSFIDILALFQADPQTEAIVLIGEIGGTAEEEAAAYIQAQVTKPVVAYIAGVTAPKGKRMGHAGAIIAGGKGSAEEKFTALTASGVTTVRNLVEIGPAVKALLATAH; from the coding sequence ATGTCTATCTTGATTGATCAACAGACCCGGGTCATTTGTCAGGGCTTTACCGGTAGCCAGGGCACCTTACATTCACAGCAAGCGCTGGCCTATGGGACCCAGCTGGTGGGGGGGGTCTCCCCTGGTAAGGGCGGCACTCAGCATCTAGGGCTGCCAGTCTTTAATACGGTGCGTGAGGCGGTGACAGAAACCCAAGCCACGGCTTCGGTGATCTATGTGCCAGCACCGCTGTGTCAGGATGCTATCCTAGAGGCTATTGAGGCAGGGATTAAACTGATTGTCTGCATCACTGAAGGGATCCCGGTCTTAGATATGGTGGTGATTAAGGCCAAGTTACAGCAAACGGGGGTGCGGATGATTGGCCCGAACTGTCCCGGCGTGATCACGCCGGGTAGTTGTAAAATAGGGATTATGCCAGCAGATATCCATCATCCAGGCACTGTTGGTGTCGTCTCCCGTTCGGGAACCTTGACCTATGAAGCGGTGCAGCAGATCACTGAAGTTGGGTTAGGGCAGTCCACTTGTGTCGGCATTGGCGGCGATCCCATTGCTGGCAGCAGCTTTATTGATATCTTAGCGCTGTTCCAAGCCGATCCTCAAACCGAAGCGATTGTCCTGATCGGAGAGATTGGTGGTACGGCGGAAGAGGAGGCAGCAGCCTATATTCAAGCTCAGGTGACCAAGCCAGTGGTCGCTTATATCGCCGGAGTCACCGCGCCTAAGGGTAAACGTATGGGGCATGCTGGTGCTATTATTGCCGGGGGGAAGGGGAGTGCTGAAGAGAAATTTACAGCGCTGACGGCCAGTGGGGTCACCACCGTTCGTAACTTAGTGGAGATTGGACCTGCGGTTAAGGCACTGCTCGCTACAGCTCACTAG
- the sucC gene encoding ADP-forming succinate--CoA ligase subunit beta translates to MNLHEYQAKQLLAQAGLPVSLGIVCTTPQQALAATDQLGGDQWVVKCQVHAGGRGKVGGVKLLRSRQAVGDFAQQWLGQRLVTNQTDEQGQLVSQILVDQTLDIEQELYLGAVIDRNTHRITFMASTAGGVDIEEVAQQTPHLIHQVSIDPLTGPQPFQGRQLAFQLGLTAALVHPFSRLFMGLAKLFISHDLALIEINPLVITPQGQLHCLDAKLVVEDNALFRQPELRQLQDITQEDVREAEAAEWELNYVSLSGNVGCMVNGAGLAMATMDMVQLHGGMPANFLDVGGSATQERVVHAFKLILSDPNVEAVLVNIFGGIVRCDLIADGIIAAVAEVGVAVPVVVRLQGNNSLLGAAKLAESGLNIIAQNNLDQAAAYVVSAAKSRPTQRQACLS, encoded by the coding sequence ATGAATTTACATGAATATCAGGCGAAGCAGCTCTTGGCGCAGGCCGGCTTACCGGTCTCTTTGGGGATCGTCTGCACCACACCCCAGCAGGCATTAGCAGCGACCGATCAACTGGGGGGTGACCAGTGGGTGGTTAAATGCCAAGTGCACGCTGGGGGACGGGGTAAGGTCGGTGGCGTAAAGCTGCTGCGCAGTCGGCAAGCAGTGGGTGATTTTGCGCAGCAGTGGCTAGGGCAGCGCTTGGTGACAAACCAGACTGATGAGCAGGGTCAATTGGTCAGCCAGATTTTGGTTGATCAGACGCTGGATATTGAACAGGAGCTCTACTTAGGGGCGGTAATCGATCGCAACACCCACCGCATTACCTTTATGGCCTCTACAGCCGGTGGTGTCGACATTGAAGAGGTCGCCCAACAGACCCCGCATTTGATTCATCAAGTCAGCATTGATCCACTCACCGGGCCACAGCCTTTTCAAGGCCGGCAGCTAGCCTTTCAATTGGGATTAACGGCCGCCTTGGTACACCCGTTTAGTCGGTTATTCATGGGGTTGGCCAAGCTATTTATAAGCCATGATTTAGCGCTGATTGAAATAAACCCGCTGGTCATCACCCCACAAGGACAATTGCACTGCTTAGATGCCAAATTGGTTGTGGAAGACAATGCGCTATTTCGTCAACCCGAGCTACGTCAACTGCAGGATATCACGCAAGAAGATGTTCGAGAAGCTGAAGCTGCTGAATGGGAGCTAAACTATGTTTCCCTGAGTGGGAATGTTGGTTGTATGGTTAATGGGGCAGGGCTAGCGATGGCGACCATGGATATGGTGCAGCTACATGGCGGCATGCCCGCTAATTTCCTAGATGTCGGCGGTAGCGCTACCCAAGAGCGGGTAGTACATGCCTTTAAACTGATACTTTCCGATCCAAACGTCGAAGCTGTTTTAGTGAATATTTTTGGCGGCATTGTCCGTTGCGATCTGATTGCCGATGGCATTATTGCCGCAGTAGCTGAGGTGGGTGTAGCAGTGCCCGTCGTTGTTAGGTTACAGGGTAACAATTCGTTATTAGGCGCTGCCAAACTGGCAGAGAGTGGCCTAAATATTATCGCGCAAAATAATTTAGATCAGGCGGCAGCCTATGTAGTGAGTGCCGCCAAAAGCAGACCAACACAGAGGCAAGCATGTCTATCTTGA
- the odhB gene encoding 2-oxoglutarate dehydrogenase complex dihydrolipoyllysine-residue succinyltransferase — protein sequence MKKIEIMVPDLPESVADATVATWHKQPGDAVQCDEVLVEIETDKVVLEVPATTAGVLQEILQVEGATVVSRQPLGYLLPGATDATPSPSLNETLAFPSIVAINHDAPAASEGAHNVVSPAVRRLLAEHDLEGSQLSGSGIKGRLTPQDIEQHLTKPVVPIKVPLANPVVTTLAPQNPLEQPRRVPMNRLRQRIAERLLEAKQSTAMLTTFNEVNMQPMMQLRRELGETFEKQHGVRLGFMSFFVKAVVLALQRWPIINACLEGNDIVYYPQVDISIAVSTPRGLVTPVLRHCAAHSMAQIEQQIKTLAQQGRDGKLTVDDLTGGSFTITNGGLFGSLMSTPIINPPQSSILGMHAIKERPMAINGQVVILPMMYLALSYDHRLIDGQASVSFLVAVKEALEAPIRLLLEV from the coding sequence ATGAAAAAAATTGAAATTATGGTTCCTGATTTACCAGAATCAGTGGCGGATGCCACCGTAGCGACCTGGCATAAACAGCCAGGAGATGCGGTACAGTGTGATGAAGTGTTGGTTGAAATTGAAACTGATAAAGTTGTTCTAGAGGTTCCCGCCACCACCGCCGGAGTATTACAGGAGATTTTGCAGGTCGAGGGGGCCACAGTGGTCAGTCGTCAACCCTTGGGCTATCTGCTACCGGGTGCTACTGACGCTACTCCTTCACCGAGTTTGAATGAAACACTAGCCTTTCCTAGTATCGTCGCGATTAACCACGATGCCCCTGCAGCTAGTGAAGGGGCCCATAATGTGGTGAGCCCGGCCGTCCGACGCTTGCTTGCGGAGCATGATCTGGAGGGTAGCCAGCTATCTGGAAGTGGAATCAAGGGCCGTTTGACGCCTCAAGATATCGAACAGCATCTCACTAAGCCGGTAGTGCCCATTAAAGTGCCTCTAGCTAACCCAGTGGTCACCACTCTGGCACCCCAAAACCCCTTGGAGCAACCTCGTCGGGTTCCCATGAATCGTTTGCGCCAGCGGATCGCTGAACGGTTACTAGAAGCAAAACAGAGCACCGCCATGTTAACTACCTTTAACGAAGTTAATATGCAGCCAATGATGCAACTTCGCCGCGAACTGGGGGAGACCTTTGAGAAGCAGCACGGTGTGCGGTTGGGCTTTATGTCCTTCTTTGTTAAAGCAGTCGTTTTAGCGCTGCAACGCTGGCCGATTATCAACGCCTGCCTAGAGGGAAATGACATTGTGTACTATCCACAGGTGGATATTAGTATTGCAGTCTCCACTCCCCGTGGGTTAGTGACGCCTGTGTTGCGTCACTGTGCAGCACACAGTATGGCGCAGATTGAGCAGCAGATTAAAACGCTCGCCCAGCAAGGACGAGATGGTAAACTCACCGTGGATGATTTGACGGGCGGAAGCTTTACTATCACCAATGGTGGGCTGTTTGGATCACTGATGTCCACCCCTATTATTAATCCCCCTCAGAGCAGCATCTTGGGGATGCATGCTATCAAGGAGCGCCCGATGGCGATCAATGGTCAGGTGGTGATTTTACCGATGATGTATTTAGCACTCTCCTATGATCATCGATTGATTGATGGACAAGCCTCGGTGAGCTTCTTAGTGGCCGTAAAGGAAGCACTCGAAGCGCCCATCCGGCTATTACTGGAAGTTTAA